Proteins encoded together in one Microcebus murinus isolate Inina chromosome 16, M.murinus_Inina_mat1.0, whole genome shotgun sequence window:
- the YWHAB gene encoding 14-3-3 protein beta/alpha has translation MTMDKSELVQKAKLAEQAERYDDMAAAMKAVTEQGHELSNEERNLLSVAYKNVVGARRSSWRVISSIEQKTERNEKKQQMGKEYREKIEAELQDICNDVLELLDKYLIPNATQPESKVFYLKMKGDYFRYLSEVASGDNKQTTVSNSQQAYQEAFEISKKEMQPTHPIRLGLALNFSVFYYEILNSPEKACSLAKTAFDEAIAELDTLNEESYKDSTLIMQLLRDNLTLWTSENQGDEGDAGEGEN, from the exons ATGACCATGGATAAGAGTGAGCTGGTACAGAAAGCTAAACTTGCTGAGCAGGCTGAGCGCTATGATGATATGGCTGCAGCCATGAAGGCGGTCACGGAACAGGGGCATGAACTCTCCAATGAAGAGAGAAATCTGCTCTCTGTTGCCTACAAGAACGTGGTAGGCGCCCGCCGTTCTTCCTGGCGTGTCATCTCCAGCATTGAACAGAAAACAGAGAGGAATGAGAAGAAGCAGCAGATGGGTAAAGAGTACCGTGAGAAGATTGAGGCAGAACTGCAGGACATCTGCAATGATGTTCTG GAGCTGTTGGACAAATATCTCATTCCCAATGCTACACAACCAGAAAGTAAGGTGTTCTACTTGAAAATGAAAGGAGATTATTTTAGGTATCTTTCTGAGGTGGCATCTGGAGACAATAAGCAAA CCACTGTGTCGAACTCCCAGCAGGCTTACCAGGAAGCGTTTGAAATTAGTAAGAAAGAAATGCAGCCTACACACCCAATTCGACTTGGCCTGGCACTTAATTTCTCAGTCTTTTACTATGAGATTCTAAACTCTCCTGAAAAGGCCTGCAGCCTGGCAAAAACG GCATTTGATGAAGCGATTGCCGAATTGGATACACTGAATGAAGAGTCTTATAAAGACAGCACCCTGATCATGCAGTTGCTTAGGGATAATCTCACT ctGTGGACATCGGAAAACCAGGGAGATGAAGGAGatgctggggagggagagaacTAA